The Halanaerobium praevalens DSM 2228 genome contains a region encoding:
- a CDS encoding Na/Pi cotransporter family protein, with translation MGTNMIIGLLGGLGLFIYGMKQMSEGLQKTAGKKLRHFLAAMTSKPIMGVGVGALVTSIIQSSSATTVMVVGFVNAGIMTLLQSVGVIMGANIGTTITAQLIAFKLGDYAFHAIAIGAFTYLFSKRKKFQYIGQVLLGFGLLFLGLETMGDTMEPLRDSQIFLDWMESFAQYPILGVLAGIVVTVAVQSSSASFGILLGLVTAGAINYEAAIPVLLGSNIGTTVTAILSAIGANLTAKRAAAAHFLFNVFGAGIIILFLYIVPDFSNGLETILLKMSSFFGQTGPSTERLLANTHTFFNVLNTLIWLPFTAFLVYLVKKIIPGEDTTLKHGTTFIDERMLSTPYVAIDQVKKEIIYMHGIAADMVCDSVKAFLEADGEVIKKVKRHEDIVNEVEEELLHFIQKIPQAQLNDVDIRTLDKYFAVVDDIESIADDANDITDLIEDRLEDKLKFSPDAQATIQEVYAIICNVLDKSAKLLETHDLEIATEILAAEEKLDEMQIQFRDENISRIKRSNKAACDPNSGILLLEILDDMEHISDQMADIAHSIMEIYQDQNLGKDDSDVKVV, from the coding sequence TTGGGAACTAATATGATTATCGGTTTATTGGGTGGGCTTGGACTTTTTATCTATGGAATGAAACAAATGAGTGAAGGACTTCAAAAAACTGCTGGAAAAAAATTAAGACATTTTTTAGCCGCTATGACTTCTAAACCAATTATGGGAGTTGGAGTAGGAGCCTTAGTTACTTCAATTATTCAAAGTAGTAGTGCTACAACTGTAATGGTAGTTGGTTTTGTTAATGCAGGTATAATGACTTTACTTCAATCTGTGGGAGTTATTATGGGTGCCAATATTGGTACAACTATTACAGCCCAGTTAATTGCCTTTAAACTTGGGGATTATGCTTTTCATGCAATTGCAATTGGTGCTTTTACATATTTATTTTCTAAGAGAAAAAAGTTTCAATATATTGGTCAAGTTTTATTAGGTTTTGGACTTTTATTTTTGGGTTTAGAAACTATGGGAGATACAATGGAACCTTTACGGGACTCACAAATATTTTTAGATTGGATGGAAAGTTTTGCTCAATATCCAATTTTAGGTGTTTTAGCAGGTATAGTTGTTACTGTAGCAGTTCAAAGTAGTAGTGCATCTTTTGGTATTTTACTCGGTTTAGTTACTGCTGGTGCTATTAATTATGAGGCTGCTATTCCAGTTTTATTAGGAAGTAATATAGGAACAACAGTTACTGCTATTTTATCTGCTATTGGAGCTAATTTAACTGCTAAAAGAGCAGCTGCAGCTCACTTTTTGTTTAATGTTTTTGGAGCAGGTATTATTATTTTATTCCTTTATATAGTCCCTGATTTTTCTAATGGGTTAGAAACAATTTTACTTAAAATGAGTAGCTTTTTTGGGCAAACTGGTCCTTCAACAGAGCGTTTGCTGGCAAATACTCATACTTTTTTCAATGTTTTAAACACTCTTATTTGGCTTCCTTTTACTGCCTTTTTAGTTTATTTAGTTAAAAAAATAATTCCTGGTGAAGATACTACTTTAAAACATGGAACGACTTTTATTGATGAAAGAATGTTAAGTACTCCTTATGTAGCCATTGATCAGGTGAAAAAAGAAATTATTTATATGCATGGAATTGCTGCTGATATGGTTTGTGATTCTGTTAAAGCCTTTTTAGAGGCTGATGGAGAAGTAATTAAAAAAGTAAAAAGACATGAAGATATTGTAAATGAAGTAGAAGAAGAGTTATTACATTTTATTCAAAAAATCCCTCAAGCTCAGTTAAATGATGTTGATATTAGAACTTTAGATAAATATTTTGCTGTTGTTGATGATATAGAAAGTATTGCAGATGATGCTAATGATATTACAGACTTAATTGAGGATCGCTTGGAAGATAAATTAAAGTTTTCTCCTGATGCTCAGGCTACTATTCAAGAGGTTTATGCTATTATTTGTAATGTTTTAGATAAATCAGCAAAATTACTTGAAACACATGATTTAGAAATTGCAACTGAAATTTTAGCTGCTGAAGAAAAGTTAGATGAAATGCAAATTCAGTTTAGAGATGAAAATATTAGTCGAATTAAAAGATCCAATAAAGCTGCTTGTGATCCTAATTCTGGTATTTTATTATTAGAAATTTTAGATGATATGGAACATATAAGTGATCAGATGGCAGATATTGCTCATAGTATTATGGAAATTTATCAAGATCAAAATCTTGGCAAAGATGATTCAGATGTGAAAGTGGTATAA
- a CDS encoding MarR family winged helix-turn-helix transcriptional regulator, translated as MEAEEFENLKLENQICFPIYALSRKVIRLYKPLLKKFNLTYTQYITMLVLWEKENISLKELGAELYLDSGTLSPVVKKLVKQGLVEKYRSQLDERIVKLRLTNQGKEMKKEAVKIPEKLFSKFKGQPETLNNLKENLNQVLTQF; from the coding sequence ATGGAAGCAGAAGAATTTGAGAACCTAAAATTGGAAAATCAAATTTGTTTTCCAATTTATGCTCTTTCTCGGAAGGTTATTAGATTATATAAGCCATTACTTAAAAAATTTAATTTAACTTATACTCAATATATAACTATGTTAGTTTTATGGGAAAAAGAAAATATTTCTTTAAAAGAATTAGGAGCAGAGCTTTATTTAGATTCGGGAACTCTTTCTCCAGTAGTGAAAAAATTAGTTAAACAAGGATTAGTAGAAAAGTATCGTTCTCAGCTTGATGAAAGAATTGTTAAGTTAAGATTAACTAATCAAGGAAAAGAAATGAAAAAAGAAGCCGTTAAAATCCCAGAAAAATTATTTTCTAAATTTAAAGGTCAACCAGAGACTTTAAACAATCTAAAAGAAAATTTGAATCAAGTTTTAACTCAATTTTAG
- a CDS encoding TatD family hydrolase gives MRLIDTHAHLDFDHYNKDREKVFERAFQLGVEKIVNIGADLAGSKRVVELAQKYDKLYAAVGIHPHEADTVNAQTLAEIKKLAAQPKVKAIGECGLDFYYDNSPREIQKEAFKKQLNLALELDLPVVLHSRQAAAETLEILDQTANFADKLIFHCYAYGPAEIEEVIKRDYYVAFGGLITFNNTQPIRDALKKVPLDKILLETDAPYLTPSPNRGKRNEPANLEYILKKAAAIKGLSPEKMAQITTENAERIYNF, from the coding sequence GTGCGTTTAATAGATACACATGCCCATTTAGATTTTGATCACTATAATAAAGATAGAGAAAAAGTTTTTGAGAGAGCTTTTCAACTTGGAGTTGAAAAAATAGTTAATATTGGAGCTGATTTAGCTGGGAGCAAAAGAGTTGTAGAATTAGCCCAAAAATATGATAAACTTTATGCTGCTGTAGGGATTCACCCACATGAAGCAGATACAGTTAATGCTCAAACATTAGCAGAAATAAAAAAATTAGCTGCTCAGCCAAAAGTGAAGGCTATTGGAGAATGTGGATTGGATTTTTATTATGATAATTCTCCCCGTGAAATTCAAAAAGAAGCTTTTAAAAAACAATTGAATTTAGCTTTAGAATTAGATTTACCTGTTGTTTTACATTCACGTCAGGCAGCAGCAGAAACCTTGGAAATTTTGGATCAAACAGCTAATTTTGCTGATAAATTAATTTTTCATTGTTATGCTTATGGTCCAGCGGAAATTGAAGAAGTAATAAAGAGAGATTATTATGTTGCTTTTGGGGGTTTAATTACTTTTAATAATACTCAGCCGATTAGAGATGCTTTAAAAAAGGTACCATTAGATAAAATTTTATTAGAAACTGATGCTCCTTATTTAACTCCAAGTCCTAATAGAGGCAAAAGAAATGAACCTGCTAATCTAGAATATATACTAAAAAAAGCAGCTGCAATTAAAGGTCTCAGTCCTGAAAAGATGGCTCAAATTACAACTGAAAATGCTGAAAGAATTTATAACTTTTAA
- a CDS encoding response regulator, protein MAKILVVEDEKNIRELIKFNLENAGYEVLTAENGKIALNSLEAEIDLVVLDLMLPEVDGMEVCRQMRANKKLRQIPIIMLTAKGEEIERILGLEMGADDYMTKPFSPRELVARIKAIFRRIKELKVDQEKIKDKIISAGKLKLDIPRHEVFLGTEKIILTPKEFELLRYLVINQGRVLSRDLLLEKIWGYEYAGDTRTVDVHIRRLRQKIKADQIVTVRGVGYKFAKME, encoded by the coding sequence ATGGCAAAAATTCTTGTAGTTGAAGATGAAAAAAATATTAGAGAGTTAATTAAATTTAATTTAGAAAATGCAGGTTATGAAGTTTTGACAGCTGAAAATGGTAAAATAGCTCTTAATAGCTTAGAAGCTGAAATTGATTTAGTAGTTTTAGACTTGATGTTACCAGAAGTTGATGGGATGGAAGTTTGTCGGCAGATGAGAGCAAATAAGAAGCTGAGGCAGATTCCAATCATAATGTTAACTGCCAAAGGAGAAGAAATAGAAAGAATTTTAGGGCTTGAAATGGGAGCAGATGATTATATGACTAAACCATTTAGCCCTAGAGAATTGGTTGCGCGAATTAAAGCTATTTTTCGTCGGATTAAAGAATTGAAAGTAGATCAAGAAAAAATTAAAGATAAGATAATCTCGGCTGGGAAATTAAAACTTGATATTCCCAGACATGAAGTTTTTTTGGGAACTGAAAAAATAATTTTAACTCCTAAAGAATTTGAATTACTTCGGTATTTAGTTATTAATCAGGGTCGAGTTTTAAGTCGAGATTTGCTTTTAGAAAAAATATGGGGTTATGAATATGCAGGTGATACAAGAACAGTCGATGTTCATATTAGAAGACTGCGTCA
- a CDS encoding Gfo/Idh/MocA family protein, with protein sequence MKVGIIGLGDIAQKAYLPLITQRQDLELYFCTRTESTLKQLGAKYKVDRLFNSIDELIKEDLDAAFVHAATEAHYILVKKLLEKGINTFVDKPITYHLQKTKELIQLAQSKDLILMTGFNRRYVPTYTPLFEIDSPKTIIMEKNRTYQPGAIRSFILDDFIHVIDTIVYLMGRDTLNLEQIDFKKVERKNKLLQVNLMLRDGENTALGIMNRDNPITEESLEVIALNKKKKIKNITQIIDYDNEQEKYSQTASWNKMGYNRGFVDLIDEFLIRVKNGQNKAKEVNFDLLTHQIAEKIITK encoded by the coding sequence ATGAAAGTTGGAATTATTGGTTTAGGAGATATTGCTCAAAAAGCTTATTTACCTTTAATTACTCAGCGCCAAGATTTAGAACTATATTTTTGTACTCGAACTGAAAGCACTTTAAAACAATTAGGTGCAAAATATAAAGTTGATAGATTATTTAATTCAATTGATGAGCTTATAAAAGAAGATCTAGATGCTGCTTTTGTTCATGCAGCAACTGAGGCTCATTATATTTTAGTTAAAAAATTATTAGAAAAAGGAATTAATACTTTTGTTGATAAACCAATAACTTATCATTTGCAAAAAACTAAGGAACTAATTCAATTAGCTCAAAGCAAAGATTTAATTTTAATGACTGGTTTTAATCGTCGTTATGTTCCAACTTATACTCCTCTTTTTGAAATTGATTCTCCCAAAACAATAATTATGGAAAAAAATAGAACTTATCAACCAGGAGCAATTAGAAGTTTTATTTTAGATGATTTTATCCATGTTATTGATACAATTGTTTATTTAATGGGTAGAGATACTTTGAATTTAGAACAAATAGATTTTAAAAAAGTTGAAAGAAAGAATAAGCTTTTACAAGTTAATTTAATGTTGAGAGATGGAGAAAATACTGCTTTAGGAATTATGAATAGAGATAATCCAATTACAGAAGAAAGTCTGGAAGTAATTGCTTTAAATAAAAAGAAAAAAATTAAAAATATAACTCAAATTATTGATTATGATAATGAACAGGAAAAATATTCTCAAACAGCATCGTGGAATAAGATGGGTTATAATCGCGGTTTTGTAGATTTAATTGATGAATTTTTAATTAGAGTTAAAAATGGTCAAAATAAGGCTAAAGAAGTTAATTTTGATTTATTAACTCATCAAATAGCAGAAAAGATTATAACAAAATAA
- a CDS encoding Veg family protein, which produces MKENVLDKIKEEVKLYVGHRVSVKANRGRRKDIEKEGILEKTHENVFVVRIKDHNQIRRLSYTYSDLLTDDVVVRSQDNETKIGL; this is translated from the coding sequence ATGAAAGAAAATGTTTTAGATAAAATAAAAGAAGAAGTTAAATTATATGTTGGCCATCGAGTTAGTGTCAAAGCAAATCGGGGCCGCCGAAAAGATATTGAAAAAGAGGGTATTTTGGAAAAAACTCATGAAAATGTTTTTGTAGTGAGGATTAAAGATCATAATCAAATTAGACGTTTGTCTTATACTTATTCAGATCTATTGACAGATGATGTAGTTGTTAGGTCTCAAGATAATGAGACAAAGATAGGACTGTAA
- a CDS encoding (2Fe-2S) ferredoxin domain-containing protein, translating to MVKVQICVGSHCSLVGALNILETLENLKEDYPEQIKIERVKCMDRCGDIKNAPVVKVDDELLTSAQNQVVISKVMERVE from the coding sequence ATGGTTAAAGTACAAATTTGTGTCGGCAGCCACTGTTCACTTGTAGGAGCTTTAAATATTTTAGAGACACTTGAAAATTTAAAAGAAGATTATCCAGAGCAAATTAAAATTGAAAGAGTAAAATGTATGGATCGCTGTGGAGATATTAAAAATGCCCCTGTTGTTAAAGTTGATGATGAACTCCTTACTTCAGCTCAAAATCAGGTAGTAATTAGTAAAGTAATGGAGAGGGTAGAATGA
- a CDS encoding glutathione peroxidase, producing the protein MNIYDFEAEDIRGQKIDFKDFAGKALLIVNTASECGLTPQFESLEELYQEYKDQGLEILGFPCNQFGNQDSGTNAEIKEFCQLNYGVSFKMFAKIKVNGSDAHPLFKYLKKETASLLGGIIKWNFTKFLVDREGNVVNRYAPTTDPLKIKSELEKIL; encoded by the coding sequence ATGAATATTTATGATTTTGAAGCAGAAGATATTAGAGGTCAAAAAATTGATTTTAAAGATTTTGCAGGAAAAGCCTTATTAATTGTTAATACAGCTAGTGAATGTGGTCTGACTCCTCAATTTGAAAGTTTAGAAGAATTATATCAAGAATATAAAGATCAAGGTTTAGAAATATTAGGTTTTCCTTGTAATCAATTTGGTAATCAAGATTCAGGGACTAATGCAGAAATTAAAGAATTTTGTCAGCTTAACTATGGAGTTTCTTTTAAAATGTTTGCAAAAATAAAAGTTAATGGAAGTGATGCTCATCCTTTATTTAAGTATTTAAAAAAAGAAACTGCTTCTCTGCTTGGAGGAATAATTAAGTGGAATTTTACTAAGTTTTTAGTTGATCGAGAAGGAAATGTAGTTAATCGCTATGCCCCAACAACAGATCCTTTAAAAATTAAGTCTGAGCTTGAAAAAATATTATAG
- a CDS encoding cysteine desulfurase family protein, with product MKKEIYLDNAATTKVLPEVTKAVVEALEQSYANPSSLHSFGLKSENILEQSRKKIAAYLGVNPKEIIFSSGGTESNNLAIRGITQSYQNRGKHLISSPIEHASVANLFQNLAQAGWQIDQVKVDKKGKVDLQHLKSLITDQTVLVSIMHVNNELGTIQPVKKISELIKKINPLTFFHVDGVQAFGKVYSDLKNWQIDLYSISGHKVHAPMGVGALYCQNGINLTPLVAGGSQEKGLRPGTENIPAIAGFKVAVDNLAQLSPKSQAKQSLIEKNNYLRQRLKEIKAIVLNSPQTGAPHIINFSLPGIKGETMLHALANQGIYLSTGSACSSKKPGNRILNACGLEPKISESALRVSLESKTTKTELDFFLKILKEQIDFLKIL from the coding sequence ATGAAAAAAGAAATATATTTAGATAATGCAGCAACCACTAAAGTGCTGCCAGAAGTAACTAAAGCAGTTGTTGAGGCTCTAGAACAAAGTTATGCTAATCCCTCCTCTTTACACAGTTTTGGTTTAAAATCCGAAAACATTTTAGAGCAGAGTAGAAAAAAAATTGCTGCTTACCTGGGAGTAAATCCCAAAGAAATAATTTTTAGTTCTGGTGGTACAGAAAGCAATAATTTGGCCATTAGAGGAATTACTCAAAGCTATCAAAATAGAGGTAAACATTTAATAAGCTCTCCAATAGAACATGCTTCAGTAGCAAATCTTTTTCAGAATTTAGCTCAGGCAGGTTGGCAGATAGATCAAGTTAAAGTTGATAAAAAAGGAAAAGTAGATCTTCAGCATTTAAAATCTTTAATTACAGATCAAACTGTTTTAGTTAGTATTATGCATGTCAATAATGAATTAGGTACAATTCAGCCAGTCAAAAAAATATCTGAATTAATTAAAAAAATAAATCCACTCACTTTTTTTCATGTAGATGGAGTTCAGGCTTTTGGTAAAGTTTATAGTGATTTAAAAAACTGGCAAATAGATCTTTATTCAATTAGCGGCCATAAAGTCCATGCTCCAATGGGGGTAGGTGCTTTATACTGCCAAAATGGAATTAATTTAACTCCCTTAGTTGCTGGAGGAAGCCAAGAAAAAGGTCTGAGACCAGGAACCGAAAATATTCCTGCAATAGCTGGATTTAAAGTAGCTGTAGACAACTTAGCTCAGCTTAGTCCTAAATCTCAAGCTAAGCAAAGTCTAATTGAAAAAAACAACTACTTAAGGCAAAGGTTAAAGGAAATTAAAGCAATAGTACTTAATTCTCCTCAAACTGGTGCTCCCCATATAATTAATTTCTCTCTCCCTGGAATTAAGGGAGAAACAATGCTTCATGCTTTAGCCAATCAAGGGATTTATCTTTCTACAGGGTCAGCTTGTTCATCTAAAAAACCAGGCAATAGAATCCTTAATGCTTGTGGTTTAGAACCCAAAATAAGCGAAAGTGCTCTTAGAGTAAGTTTAGAAAGCAAAACAACTAAAACTGAATTAGATTTTTTTCTAAAAATTTTAAAAGAACAAATTGATTTTCTTAAAATTCTTTAA
- the rsmA gene encoding 16S rRNA (adenine(1518)-N(6)/adenine(1519)-N(6))-dimethyltransferase RsmA — protein sequence MENKIATPSVTKKILNKYNLNLKKSLGQNFLVDQNIIEIISSSAAIKGDEFIIEIGPGIGSLTQSILNKLKTGNLLAVEKDAAMVEVLNDIFAEENKLTLINQDALKIDWPEILEKYNPEKKKVKLLANLPYYVTTPIIMGVLESEIELENMVFMVQKEVGERICAGPETKKFGSLSVAVQYYMQPEIIHQVPANVFIPQPNVDSVIVGLAPYPENIYQKEVLNQDFFFQIVKSIFQQRRKTLRNSLSRSAIINLDRDLVTQALNDEGIGIKKRGEKLSILEMISISNRIYKMREEE from the coding sequence ATGGAAAATAAAATTGCAACACCTTCGGTGACAAAGAAAATTTTAAATAAATATAATTTAAATCTTAAAAAAAGTTTGGGACAAAATTTTTTGGTTGACCAAAATATTATTGAAATTATTAGCTCTTCAGCAGCCATTAAAGGGGATGAATTTATCATTGAAATAGGTCCAGGGATTGGCTCTTTAACTCAATCTATTTTAAATAAATTAAAAACTGGTAATTTATTGGCTGTAGAAAAAGATGCAGCTATGGTAGAAGTACTCAATGATATTTTTGCAGAAGAAAATAAATTAACTTTAATTAATCAAGATGCTCTAAAAATTGATTGGCCAGAAATATTAGAAAAATATAATCCTGAAAAGAAAAAAGTTAAATTATTGGCTAATTTGCCTTATTATGTGACTACTCCAATTATTATGGGGGTTTTAGAAAGTGAAATAGAGTTAGAGAATATGGTTTTTATGGTCCAGAAAGAGGTTGGAGAAAGAATTTGTGCTGGCCCAGAAACCAAAAAATTTGGTTCCTTGAGTGTAGCTGTTCAATATTACATGCAGCCTGAAATTATTCACCAAGTTCCAGCTAATGTTTTTATTCCTCAACCAAATGTAGATTCTGTTATTGTTGGACTTGCTCCTTATCCAGAAAATATTTATCAAAAAGAAGTTTTAAATCAAGATTTTTTCTTTCAAATTGTTAAATCAATTTTCCAACAGCGTCGAAAAACCCTCAGAAATAGTTTGAGTAGATCAGCTATTATAAATCTTGATCGTGATTTAGTAACTCAGGCTTTAAATGATGAGGGAATTGGAATTAAAAAAAGAGGAGAAAAGCTTTCTATTTTAGAAATGATTTCAATTAGTAACCGAATTTATAAAATGAGAGAAGAAGAATAG
- the thiI gene encoding tRNA uracil 4-sulfurtransferase ThiI yields the protein MFDLIIIRYGEIALKGDNINDFISQLITNIERATKDLGDFEISTVYGRIFLYAPSSKIEKIVKRLVNVPGIISLSPAQRFRIGKKIKKFDQEDFEKLKAKVVKLFQTEVQNYPTTFKVETTRADKSFPIKSPKLNSELGAEILKNIESQATPLSVDVHQPEHQLEVEIRRGKIYLFISRETGPGGLPVQCSGRGLLLLSGGLDSPVAGWLALKRGLTLNAVYFNSPPYTSARAKQKVIDLAKTLSLYGGTIKLQIPYFTEIQQQILKKCPQRYTVTIMRRMMIRIANKLAKINNEQALITGESLGQVASQTIEGLHSSNEIAELPVLRPLITMDKNEIIKLAKKIDTYEISIRPHEDCCTIFVPDNPVTQPKLEIVHFGEEDLEIEALVERAIEKMTVLDIKENF from the coding sequence GTGTTTGATTTAATAATTATTCGTTATGGAGAAATTGCTCTTAAAGGTGATAATATTAATGATTTTATTTCTCAATTAATCACTAATATTGAAAGAGCAACTAAAGACTTAGGTGATTTTGAAATTAGTACTGTTTATGGCAGGATTTTTCTTTATGCACCAAGTTCTAAAATTGAAAAAATTGTTAAAAGATTAGTTAATGTTCCCGGTATTATTTCCCTAAGTCCAGCTCAAAGATTTAGGATTGGCAAAAAAATAAAGAAATTTGACCAAGAAGATTTTGAAAAATTAAAAGCAAAAGTTGTTAAACTTTTTCAAACAGAGGTTCAAAATTATCCTACAACTTTTAAAGTAGAAACTACAAGAGCAGATAAATCTTTTCCAATTAAAAGTCCTAAATTAAATTCTGAACTTGGAGCAGAAATTTTAAAAAATATTGAAAGTCAAGCTACTCCTCTTAGTGTTGATGTTCATCAGCCTGAACATCAGCTTGAAGTAGAAATTAGAAGGGGTAAAATTTATCTTTTTATTAGCAGAGAAACTGGCCCAGGTGGACTGCCTGTCCAATGTTCTGGTCGAGGTTTACTGCTTTTATCTGGTGGTCTTGATAGTCCAGTTGCAGGTTGGTTAGCTTTAAAACGAGGTTTAACTCTCAATGCCGTTTATTTTAATTCACCACCTTATACTTCTGCTAGAGCAAAACAAAAAGTAATAGATTTAGCTAAAACTTTAAGCCTTTATGGCGGAACAATAAAATTACAGATTCCATATTTTACTGAAATCCAGCAGCAAATTTTAAAAAAATGTCCCCAAAGATATACAGTAACTATTATGCGACGTATGATGATCAGAATTGCAAATAAGTTAGCTAAAATAAATAATGAGCAAGCTTTAATTACAGGAGAAAGCTTAGGCCAGGTTGCAAGTCAAACTATTGAAGGTTTACATTCTTCAAATGAAATCGCAGAATTACCTGTTTTAAGACCTTTAATTACAATGGACAAAAATGAAATTATTAAATTAGCTAAAAAAATTGATACTTATGAAATTTCAATTCGACCACATGAGGATTGTTGTACAATTTTTGTGCCTGATAATCCTGTAACTCAACCTAAACTTGAGATTGTTCATTTTGGAGAAGAAGATTTAGAAATAGAAGCTTTGGTAGAAAGAGCAATAGAGAAAATGACTGTACTTGATATTAAAGAAAACTTTTAG
- a CDS encoding 4Fe-4S dicluster domain-containing protein — MSKLKGIYTDIVKIRRMVFAELARLALKDAASEEFDKIPYRIIDTEESTYRSSIFKERAIVAARVRLGLGMDYETNQEHKLLSEGVKDFLENENQLDKPLVNVIRFACEKCPTNAHFVTNNCRKCLAHPCSIVCPVDAITIEEKAAVIDQEKCINCGKCKKACPYEAIVNYERPCAEACGVDAIESDEYQRAKINQNNCVSCGQCIIACPFGAIADKSMIFQLLKAIKKGEDIRAIIAPSFVGQFGPLVKAEQIVAALAKLGIKEIREVSLGADFASLHEADLFAEDVPEEQPYLGTSCCPSWTYVAEKHVPEVKENISASSSPMIFAARSVKENNKDSKVVFIGPCVSKKLEALSPKVKDEVDYVITFEELAAIFVAADIELTKVESEEEINDASYYGRAYAKAGGVAEAIKQNLKEKYGIEPAIAKADGLADCKKTLTKAKAGVLDGYLIEGMACEGGCVGGPGTLLTTQRGAKYVGDFADESPYKYAFENEKLKGEAD; from the coding sequence ATGAGTAAATTAAAAGGAATTTATACTGATATAGTTAAAATTCGACGGATGGTTTTTGCAGAGCTAGCTAGATTGGCTCTTAAAGATGCAGCCTCAGAAGAGTTTGATAAAATCCCTTATAGAATTATTGATACTGAAGAATCTACATATCGTTCAAGTATTTTTAAAGAAAGAGCAATTGTAGCAGCTAGGGTTCGGCTTGGTTTAGGAATGGATTATGAGACTAACCAAGAACACAAATTGTTATCTGAAGGGGTAAAAGATTTTTTAGAAAATGAAAATCAATTAGATAAACCACTTGTAAATGTTATTCGTTTTGCCTGTGAAAAATGCCCAACTAATGCTCATTTTGTAACTAATAATTGCCGCAAATGTTTAGCTCATCCTTGTAGTATAGTTTGTCCAGTTGATGCGATTACTATAGAAGAAAAAGCAGCAGTAATTGATCAAGAAAAATGTATTAACTGTGGGAAATGCAAAAAAGCATGTCCTTATGAAGCCATTGTTAATTATGAGCGTCCTTGTGCTGAAGCTTGTGGTGTTGATGCTATTGAAAGTGATGAGTATCAAAGAGCAAAAATTAATCAGAATAATTGTGTAAGTTGTGGTCAATGTATTATAGCTTGTCCTTTTGGAGCAATTGCAGATAAATCAATGATTTTTCAGCTTTTAAAAGCTATTAAAAAAGGAGAAGATATTAGGGCAATTATAGCCCCTTCTTTTGTTGGCCAATTTGGTCCTTTAGTTAAAGCTGAACAAATTGTAGCTGCTTTGGCAAAGCTTGGTATTAAAGAAATTAGAGAAGTAAGTCTGGGAGCTGATTTTGCTTCTTTACATGAAGCAGATCTTTTTGCTGAAGATGTGCCAGAAGAGCAGCCTTACCTTGGTACCTCTTGTTGTCCATCTTGGACTTATGTAGCAGAAAAACATGTGCCTGAGGTAAAAGAAAATATTTCTGCTTCAAGTTCTCCTATGATTTTTGCTGCTCGTTCAGTAAAAGAAAATAACAAGGATAGTAAAGTGGTATTTATTGGTCCCTGTGTTTCTAAAAAATTAGAGGCATTAAGTCCTAAAGTCAAGGATGAAGTTGACTATGTAATTACTTTTGAAGAATTAGCAGCTATTTTTGTGGCAGCTGATATTGAGTTGACTAAAGTTGAGAGTGAAGAAGAAATTAATGATGCTTCTTATTATGGTAGAGCTTATGCTAAAGCAGGTGGAGTTGCAGAAGCAATTAAGCAAAATTTGAAAGAAAAATATGGGATTGAGCCTGCAATTGCTAAAGCTGATGGTCTAGCAGATTGTAAAAAAACTTTGACTAAGGCTAAAGCTGGAGTTTTAGATGGCTATTTGATTGAAGGAATGGCCTGTGAAGGTGGTTGTGTTGGTGGCCCAGGTACTTTATTAACAACTCAAAGAGGTGCCAAATATGTTGGTGATTTTGCTGATGAATCTCCCTATAAATATGCTTTTGAGAATGAAAAATTAAAGGGGGAAGCTGACTAA